The following are from one region of the Quercus robur chromosome 1, dhQueRobu3.1, whole genome shotgun sequence genome:
- the LOC126721184 gene encoding casparian strip membrane protein 3-like produces the protein MDSDRSGVLTEVSVQEPKANPKGKAVAGAAPPPPVVISSKVTTTSNPKGGWKRGFAIFDLVLRLCGIAVALAATAIMGTTEQTLPFFTQFFQFQAQYNDLPTFTFFVIANAIASGYLVLSLPFSIVCIVRPHLRGLRILLIVLDTLMIGLAMAAAASAATIADLAQNGNSNANWAPICQQFDDFCQSITEAVQSSFAVAVIFILLVVFSSLALSRN, from the exons ATGGACTCAGACAGGAGTGGTGTTCTGACAGAGGTTTCTGTTCAAGAGCCAAAGGCCAATCCCAAAGGAAAAGCTGTTGCTGGGGCTGCTCCTCCTCCCCCTGTTGTAATTTCCTCAAAAGTTACTACTACTTCAAACCCAaaaggaggatggaaaagaGGCTTTGCCATTTTTGACCTTGTTTTAAGGCTTTGTGGCATTGCTGTTGCTTTAGCTGCCACTGCCATAATGGGAACTACTGAACAAACTCTTCCATTCTTCACACAGTTCTTCCAGTTCCAAGCTCAATATAATGATCTTCCAACTTTCAC GTTTTTTGTGATTGCAAATGCAATAGCTAGCGGATACCTTGTCCTCTCCTTGCCCTTTTCTATAGTCTGCATCGTTCGGCCACATTTAAGAGGACTAAGGATCCTCCTTATCGTCCTCGATACA CTGATGATTGGCCTTGCCATGGCTGCAGCTGCCTCGGCTGCTACCATTGCGGACTTAGCTCAGAATGGGAATTCAAACGCTAATTGGGCCCCTATTTGCCAGCAGTTCGATGACTTTTGCCAGAGTATCACTGAGGCTGTTCAGAGTTCCTTTGCCGTAGCAGTCATCTTCATCTTGCTGGTTGTTTTCTCCTCTTTGGCTCTGAGTAGAAACTGA